The Peribacillus sp. FSL P2-0133 genome has a segment encoding these proteins:
- a CDS encoding Rne/Rng family ribonuclease produces the protein MKKMIANLASREKRVAVLENGVLRKLEIMPPQKRSTVGNIYLGKVTKVLPGMDAVFIDYGAEKNGFLHRDEIPSFQLTKKSDGKTSIGQFVHQGEKLLVQVTRDETGTKGAKLTGLIEFSTESLVYIHGIDYVGVSKKFKNNDLQKQWRETALQHKNPDEGLIVRTSMENESESVFLDRLTGLRELYKGLEVKAASFKAPSILYERDAYLDMIISEMSSGTATGELAIDDFEAYLELKKWIQENRKEWDISHVSGPKNIFSEWNVEAQVEKMAKKIVWLENGGYLIFEETEAFTVIDVNSGKFTGKVAKEATLFAVNQAAAKEVARQLRLRNISGIILIDFINMDNSRHEQEIIDIVKKEAVRDEKRIQVIGFTELGILQMTRKRTSPSLSEMMSVPCPVCSGSGKIESPETVAFRLERELLEHRKTDDEAVWVEVSKAVADVLLGEKESYRPTLEELIAKKIYLSFIPGSRNAYSIKRFGSIQEIGRAFE, from the coding sequence ATGAAAAAAATGATCGCGAACCTAGCTTCACGCGAAAAAAGAGTGGCTGTACTAGAGAATGGTGTTTTACGTAAACTTGAAATCATGCCGCCTCAAAAGCGCAGTACGGTCGGTAATATTTATCTTGGGAAAGTGACGAAGGTTTTACCGGGAATGGATGCCGTCTTCATTGATTATGGTGCAGAGAAGAATGGTTTTTTACACCGTGACGAGATTCCCTCTTTCCAGCTGACAAAAAAAAGTGATGGGAAAACATCCATCGGTCAATTTGTCCATCAGGGAGAAAAGCTGCTAGTTCAGGTGACTCGGGATGAAACGGGCACCAAAGGAGCTAAATTGACTGGGCTGATCGAGTTTTCAACAGAATCCCTCGTATACATACATGGAATAGATTATGTTGGTGTTTCAAAGAAATTCAAAAACAATGATCTTCAAAAGCAGTGGCGGGAAACGGCCTTGCAGCATAAAAATCCTGATGAGGGATTGATTGTCCGCACCTCTATGGAGAACGAAAGTGAATCGGTATTCCTTGACAGGTTAACTGGATTGCGGGAGCTCTATAAAGGGCTTGAAGTTAAGGCTGCGTCCTTTAAGGCCCCGTCCATACTCTATGAGAGGGACGCATACCTTGACATGATCATTTCTGAAATGTCTTCGGGAACGGCGACAGGGGAACTTGCCATCGATGATTTCGAGGCTTATCTGGAGTTGAAAAAGTGGATACAGGAAAACCGTAAGGAGTGGGATATATCCCATGTATCGGGTCCAAAGAATATTTTTTCCGAATGGAATGTCGAAGCGCAAGTTGAGAAAATGGCCAAGAAAATCGTTTGGCTAGAGAATGGCGGATATTTAATTTTTGAAGAAACGGAAGCTTTCACCGTAATCGATGTCAATTCAGGTAAGTTCACCGGCAAGGTGGCGAAGGAAGCAACATTGTTTGCGGTTAATCAGGCTGCGGCGAAAGAAGTCGCCCGTCAACTGAGATTGAGGAATATCAGCGGGATCATCTTGATAGATTTCATCAATATGGACAATTCTCGGCATGAGCAGGAAATCATCGATATCGTCAAAAAGGAAGCGGTGAGGGATGAGAAGCGAATCCAGGTCATCGGCTTTACGGAATTGGGCATTTTACAAATGACGAGAAAACGAACCTCCCCGTCTTTAAGTGAAATGATGTCGGTACCATGCCCGGTGTGCAGTGGAAGCGGTAAAATCGAGAGCCCGGAAACGGTGGCCTTCCGGTTGGAACGGGAATTGCTGGAACACAGGAAGACGGATGATGAAGCAGTCTGGGTGGAGGTCAGTAAAGCGGTGGCGGACGTGCTGCTTGGTGAAAAAGAATCATATCGGCCGACACTGGAGGAATTGATCGCTAAAAAGATATACCTATCTTTTATCCCAGGTTCGAGGAATGCCTATTCCATCAAGCGCTTCGGAAGCATTCAGGAAATCGGGAGGGCTTTCGAGTGA
- a CDS encoding M50 family metallopeptidase, which produces MSEYGKLLFKIRVHPTLWFVIGIAILTAHFVEVMMLLLIVFIHEMGHAVCAQHFKWRIKSIQLLPFGGAVETEEYGNKSLKEDLAVVLAGPLQHVWLIGAAFLLYFFSIIPYELYQPFLYMNLMLLIFNLLPIWPLDGGRLLFIGVSLYCTFLEAQKHTLHFSAVFAVLAFLTWIILDPLNLNIWLIIFFISLSLVMEWRQRYYAFIRFLLQRHYGHTNDLAKLKPISVDSQEPIYKVLELFQRGCKHPVIIMKNGKESGSLDETEILHAYFSEKMTNGKIGDLLYSY; this is translated from the coding sequence TTGAGTGAATATGGGAAATTACTGTTTAAAATCAGGGTGCACCCGACATTGTGGTTTGTCATTGGCATCGCCATCCTCACTGCCCATTTCGTTGAAGTGATGATGCTGTTGCTCATCGTCTTCATTCATGAAATGGGGCATGCTGTCTGTGCCCAGCATTTCAAATGGCGGATAAAGTCAATCCAGCTGCTTCCTTTTGGCGGGGCTGTCGAGACTGAGGAGTACGGAAATAAGAGTTTGAAGGAGGATTTGGCGGTGGTCCTTGCCGGTCCGCTTCAACATGTTTGGCTCATTGGTGCAGCTTTTTTGCTCTATTTCTTTTCTATCATTCCATATGAGCTGTATCAGCCCTTTTTGTATATGAATCTTATGCTGCTGATTTTTAATCTGCTGCCAATTTGGCCCTTGGACGGGGGACGGCTGCTATTCATCGGTGTATCCCTATACTGCACCTTTCTGGAAGCGCAGAAACATACACTTCACTTTTCTGCAGTATTCGCTGTCCTGGCTTTTTTGACCTGGATCATTCTGGATCCGCTCAATTTGAACATCTGGCTCATCATCTTTTTCATAAGTCTCTCACTCGTCATGGAATGGCGGCAGAGGTATTATGCTTTCATCCGCTTTCTTTTGCAGCGCCATTACGGGCATACGAATGATTTAGCGAAACTGAAGCCAATCTCGGTGGATTCACAAGAACCGATTTATAAAGTGCTGGAACTGTTTCAACGCGGTTGTAAACACCCCGTCATCATCATGAAAAACGGGAAAGAGAGCGGCTCGTTGGATGAAACGGAAATCCTTCACGCCTATTTTTCCGAGAAAATGACAAACGGGAAAATCGGCGACCTATTATATTCTTATTAA
- a CDS encoding M23 family metallopeptidase: MDDRRKDIRNRIAKRRKFNDKPAGGSSWTEINNEEPYGIDSYNGYSEKDHPLFKKEYFFFKILASVCLFLIIAVMFKHPSVRLDPARSFVTENMNKEFQFASISNWYESAFGKPIAFLPNEADKETVDSNGEYAMPASAKITQNFETNGEGIILETSKGSKVEAVNEGVVIFAGEKEGIGKTVVIQHANKSESWYGQLEGIDVKLYEFVKKGNEVGQVTLSEDGSKGRFYLAIKENDAFVDPKKVISFE, encoded by the coding sequence ATGGATGATCGCAGGAAAGATATCCGAAATCGTATCGCCAAGAGACGCAAGTTCAATGATAAACCGGCAGGTGGCAGTAGTTGGACGGAGATCAACAATGAGGAACCATATGGGATTGATTCATATAACGGGTATTCCGAGAAAGATCATCCGCTCTTCAAGAAAGAATATTTTTTCTTTAAAATCCTTGCCAGTGTATGCCTGTTCTTGATTATCGCTGTGATGTTCAAACACCCTTCTGTAAGGCTGGACCCTGCCAGAAGTTTTGTCACGGAGAATATGAACAAGGAATTTCAATTCGCTTCAATCTCCAACTGGTATGAAAGTGCGTTTGGTAAACCGATCGCTTTTTTACCGAATGAAGCCGATAAGGAAACCGTTGATTCGAATGGAGAATATGCAATGCCAGCCTCTGCGAAGATTACCCAAAACTTCGAGACGAACGGTGAGGGAATCATATTGGAAACGAGCAAAGGCTCAAAGGTCGAGGCCGTCAATGAAGGGGTAGTCATTTTTGCCGGTGAAAAGGAGGGGATTGGAAAGACGGTCGTCATTCAGCATGCCAATAAAAGTGAATCTTGGTATGGGCAGCTGGAAGGAATTGATGTGAAATTGTATGAGTTCGTTAAAAAGGGCAATGAAGTCGGACAGGTTACACTAAGTGAAGATGGATCCAAGGGCAGATTTTATTTGGCGATAAAAGAAAATGATGCTTTCGTCGATCCTAAAAAGGTGATTTCCTTTGAGTGA
- a CDS encoding S1 domain-containing RNA-binding protein gives MSIEIGSKVQGKVTGITNFGAFVELPGGSTGLVHISEVADSYVKDVNDHLKVGDQIEVKVISEKDGKTALSIKKAIDRPEGQTSSYTKRPPRQGDSRSKDFRSKGNFQPKENFEDKMVRFLKTSEENLSTLKRSTESKRGGRGGRRG, from the coding sequence ATGTCAATCGAAATAGGCAGCAAAGTACAAGGTAAAGTAACAGGTATCACTAATTTTGGAGCATTCGTAGAATTACCAGGAGGCTCAACAGGTCTTGTGCATATCAGTGAGGTAGCAGATAGCTATGTAAAAGACGTAAATGACCATCTTAAAGTAGGCGACCAAATTGAAGTAAAAGTGATTAGTGAGAAAGACGGAAAAACTGCCTTGTCCATCAAAAAGGCTATAGATAGACCCGAAGGGCAAACCTCTTCTTATACCAAACGCCCACCACGCCAAGGGGATAGCCGTTCTAAAGATTTTCGTTCAAAAGGTAATTTCCAACCAAAGGAAAATTTCGAAGATAAAATGGTTCGCTTTTTAAAGACTAGTGAAGAAAATTTATCGACTCTTAAACGCAGCACCGAGTCAAAACGCGGCGGCAGAGGCGGAAGACGCGGATAA
- the minD gene encoding septum site-determining protein MinD, which translates to MGEAIVITSGKGGVGKTTTSANLGTSLALLGKKVCLIDTDIGLRNLDVIMGLENRIIYDLVDVVEGRCKIHQALIKDKHFEDLLYLLPAPQNSDKTVVNEEQMRKLISDMKPDYDYVIIDCPAGIEQGFRNAIAGADKAIIVTTAERPAVRDADRIIGLLEKEEHIEPPQLIINRIRGHLLHEDEEMDIDGVADFLKIDLIGVIPDDDQVIVAANKKEPIAYNPDNRVSLAYRNIARRILGESVPLTPIGSEPKGFMSKLKKFFSVR; encoded by the coding sequence GTGGGAGAGGCAATAGTTATAACATCCGGTAAGGGTGGTGTCGGGAAAACGACCACCTCCGCCAATTTAGGAACATCTTTAGCTCTTCTAGGCAAGAAGGTTTGCTTGATTGATACGGATATTGGTCTTCGGAATTTGGATGTGATCATGGGATTGGAAAATCGCATCATCTATGATTTGGTCGATGTGGTCGAAGGGCGCTGTAAGATACACCAGGCGCTCATTAAGGATAAACATTTCGAGGATTTGCTTTATTTGCTTCCAGCTCCACAAAATAGTGATAAAACAGTGGTGAATGAAGAGCAGATGAGGAAACTCATAAGCGATATGAAGCCTGACTATGATTATGTCATCATTGATTGCCCTGCAGGCATTGAACAGGGCTTCAGGAATGCCATAGCTGGTGCGGATAAGGCAATCATCGTTACGACTGCAGAGAGACCGGCTGTCAGGGATGCAGACCGTATTATTGGCTTGCTTGAAAAAGAAGAGCATATTGAACCGCCTCAATTGATCATCAACCGGATTCGCGGCCATTTGCTACATGAGGATGAAGAAATGGACATCGATGGAGTTGCCGATTTTCTTAAGATTGATTTGATCGGCGTTATTCCTGATGATGACCAAGTCATTGTGGCAGCGAATAAAAAGGAACCCATTGCCTATAATCCGGACAATAGAGTTTCGCTTGCCTATCGGAACATTGCCAGAAGGATCCTTGGTGAATCTGTGCCCTTGACTCCAATTGGCAGCGAACCAAAGGGCTTCATGTCCAAATTGAAAAAATTCTTTAGCGTGCGGTAA
- the minC gene encoding septum site-determining protein MinC has product MNKRIQQNVMIKGTKDGFMLHLDDSCSFSELLKELEVKLSANYQFQENDPSISVKVHTGNRYLDEQQEEKIKEVIHKKKKLFVDEMISNVLTKDEAKRWKDENQVTTVTKVIRSGQVFEVPGDLLLIGDVNPDGTVRAGGNIYIMGQLKGIAHAGYKGNNEAIIAASVMKPAQLRIAGQVNLSPDQYTKWGHDLECAFMDEEENIIIEKLQVLKKYRPNLNRLEGGL; this is encoded by the coding sequence ATGAATAAAAGAATTCAGCAAAATGTCATGATTAAGGGAACAAAAGACGGGTTTATGCTTCATCTCGATGATTCTTGCTCATTTTCCGAATTATTGAAAGAGTTAGAAGTGAAGCTTTCGGCAAACTATCAGTTTCAAGAAAATGACCCGTCCATTTCCGTAAAAGTACATACAGGGAACCGCTATCTTGATGAACAACAAGAAGAAAAGATTAAAGAGGTCATCCATAAAAAGAAGAAGCTTTTCGTAGATGAGATGATTTCGAATGTCCTGACGAAGGATGAAGCGAAACGATGGAAAGATGAAAACCAAGTGACGACCGTGACCAAGGTCATAAGGTCGGGACAGGTTTTTGAAGTTCCCGGAGACTTACTTTTAATTGGGGATGTCAATCCCGACGGAACGGTTCGTGCGGGTGGCAACATATATATCATGGGACAGCTAAAGGGAATAGCCCATGCCGGTTATAAAGGGAATAATGAGGCCATAATAGCAGCCTCTGTCATGAAGCCTGCCCAACTGCGCATTGCCGGACAAGTGAATTTATCTCCTGACCAATATACGAAATGGGGACATGACTTGGAATGCGCCTTCATGGATGAAGAAGAAAATATCATTATAGAAAAACTGCAAGTCTTAAAGAAATATAGACCTAATTTAAATAGATTAGAAGGGGGTCTCTAA
- the mreD gene encoding rod shape-determining protein MreD produces the protein MRYFILSFIALVFFVFESIFAQMFAGDAFGSDKILVPHFMMIFVFFLTMYGSRKMGMLYGAILGLTYDVVYTEILGTYMFLLPFLAYLISKSMKILQNNILIACLTALLFTAVLEVVIFQMNIILSFADMGFGEFAERRLIPTLLLNLAFIIISCYPLKRMIEKLDLQRETE, from the coding sequence GTGAGATATTTCATCCTTTCTTTTATAGCCTTGGTTTTTTTTGTTTTTGAAAGCATCTTCGCCCAGATGTTCGCTGGAGATGCATTCGGGTCCGATAAAATCCTCGTTCCCCATTTCATGATGATTTTCGTTTTTTTCCTGACCATGTACGGGTCCAGGAAAATGGGTATGCTTTATGGGGCGATTCTTGGGTTGACTTATGATGTTGTATATACGGAAATCCTTGGGACTTACATGTTCCTGCTGCCTTTTCTTGCCTATCTGATATCGAAAAGCATGAAAATCCTGCAAAATAATATTTTGATTGCCTGCCTTACTGCGCTTTTATTCACGGCAGTCTTAGAGGTCGTCATTTTTCAGATGAATATCATCCTATCTTTTGCAGATATGGGATTTGGTGAATTTGCGGAACGGAGATTGATTCCGACATTATTATTGAATCTAGCGTTCATTATCATCAGCTGCTATCCTTTAAAGAGAATGATTGAAAAGCTTGATTTGCAAAGAGAAACGGAATAA
- the mreC gene encoding rod shape-determining protein MreC, whose translation MPQFFNKKLLLLLVSIIVLVALIGFSLREREELTWPEQFLKDTTGWVGNVFNKPVSGITGFVGGLKDLQHTYDENKKLKARLDEYVLLKTQVQDLKEENEELRDNLKKEDDLRKYSPTQATVIGRNPDRWHEMLTINKGKRNGVEKNMAVITSNGLVGKVKSATDFTASVQLLSSIDKANRVSAIVQGDDKAYGLIEGFDDKKNLLLMKRIPYDKKIKKNSLVITSGYGGIFPKGLLIGKVVDVKVDQYGLNQTAYIEPSTDFYDINNVMVVQREVDGVPKESEGEDEAE comes from the coding sequence ATGCCACAGTTTTTTAATAAAAAGCTCCTTCTCTTGCTCGTTAGTATTATCGTTCTCGTGGCATTGATCGGTTTTTCATTAAGGGAGAGAGAAGAGTTGACTTGGCCGGAGCAATTCCTGAAAGATACGACAGGCTGGGTTGGAAATGTGTTTAATAAGCCAGTATCGGGTATAACAGGTTTTGTAGGGGGCTTAAAAGACCTTCAACATACATACGATGAAAACAAAAAATTGAAAGCCCGCTTGGATGAATACGTATTATTGAAAACCCAAGTCCAAGATTTAAAGGAAGAAAATGAAGAACTTCGCGATAACCTCAAAAAAGAAGATGACCTGCGGAAGTATTCGCCCACTCAGGCGACGGTCATTGGACGTAATCCTGACCGCTGGCATGAAATGCTGACGATCAATAAAGGGAAGCGTAATGGGGTAGAAAAAAATATGGCAGTCATCACGTCCAATGGGTTAGTCGGTAAGGTGAAATCAGCGACGGATTTCACGGCCTCGGTTCAACTTTTAAGTTCGATCGATAAAGCCAACCGTGTCTCAGCCATCGTTCAAGGTGATGATAAAGCATATGGCTTGATTGAAGGATTCGATGATAAAAAGAACCTTTTGCTGATGAAACGGATTCCATATGATAAAAAGATCAAGAAAAATTCATTGGTCATCACATCCGGTTATGGAGGGATCTTTCCGAAAGGTCTGCTGATCGGGAAAGTTGTCGATGTCAAAGTGGATCAATATGGATTGAACCAGACCGCATATATTGAACCTTCGACGGATTTTTATGATATTAATAATGTTATGGTCGTTCAGCGCGAAGTGGACGGTGTACCGAAAGAAAGTGAAGGGGAGGATGAAGCTGAGTGA
- a CDS encoding rod shape-determining protein: protein MFGIGARDIGIDLGTANTLVYVKGKGIAVREPSVVAVQTDTKQIVAVGNDAKNMIGRTPGNVVALRPMKDGVIADYETTATMMKYYMKEAQKKGVFGNKPYVMICVPSGITAVEQRAVIDAARQAGARDAYPIEEPFAAAIGADLPVWEPTGSMVVDIGGGTTEVAIISLGGIVTSQSIRIAGDEMDDAIIVYIRKNYNLMIGERTAEAIKMEIGSAGDTEGVENMEIRGRDLLTGLPKTIEITAEEISKALSDTVSAIVDSVKNTLEKTPPELAADIMDRGIVLTGGGALLRNLDKVISEETQMPVIIAENPLDCVAIGTGKALDHIHLFKTKSRDSR, encoded by the coding sequence ATGTTTGGAATTGGCGCTAGAGATATAGGGATTGATTTAGGAACGGCGAATACGCTTGTTTATGTAAAAGGAAAAGGTATCGCTGTACGTGAACCATCGGTTGTGGCTGTACAAACAGATACAAAGCAAATCGTTGCAGTCGGAAACGATGCGAAAAACATGATCGGCCGTACACCTGGTAACGTGGTAGCCCTTCGCCCGATGAAGGATGGAGTAATTGCTGATTATGAAACGACGGCTACCATGATGAAGTACTATATGAAGGAAGCTCAAAAGAAGGGCGTATTCGGCAACAAGCCATATGTCATGATTTGTGTGCCTTCTGGAATTACGGCAGTTGAGCAGCGTGCAGTCATCGATGCAGCAAGACAAGCAGGAGCCCGTGACGCATATCCTATCGAAGAACCGTTTGCAGCAGCAATCGGTGCAGACCTTCCGGTTTGGGAGCCTACAGGAAGCATGGTCGTTGATATCGGCGGAGGAACGACGGAAGTGGCAATCATTTCCCTTGGCGGAATCGTTACAAGCCAATCGATCCGTATTGCCGGTGACGAAATGGATGATGCCATTATCGTTTACATCCGTAAGAACTACAATTTGATGATCGGTGAGCGGACTGCTGAAGCGATCAAAATGGAAATTGGTTCTGCTGGAGACACGGAAGGCGTAGAAAACATGGAAATTCGCGGACGTGACCTATTGACTGGATTACCGAAAACGATCGAAATCACAGCTGAAGAAATATCCAAAGCATTAAGCGACACAGTTTCTGCAATTGTGGATTCCGTGAAAAACACTTTAGAGAAAACACCACCTGAATTAGCCGCTGACATCATGGACAGAGGCATTGTATTGACAGGCGGGGGTGCTTTGCTGCGCAATCTGGATAAAGTCATCAGTGAAGAAACGCAAATGCCGGTGATCATCGCTGAAAATCCGCTGGATTGTGTTGCAATCGGAACGGGAAAAGCGCTTGACCACATTCATTTATTCAAGACTAAATCAAGAGATTCGCGATAA
- the radC gene encoding DNA repair protein RadC — MLIRDYPKEERPRERFLQDGPQSLSNQELLALLLRTGSREESVLQLSGRLINSFKGLRLLKEASVEELTVIKGIGEAKAIQILASVELGRRINNLNDQDRYVIRSPEDGANYCMEEMRFLSQEHFVCLYLNTKNQVLQKTTVFIGSLNASIVHPREVFKEAFKRSAASIICLHNHPSGDPSPSREDIEVTKRLVECGKIIGIEILDHIIIGEHKYVSLKEKGYL; from the coding sequence ATGTTAATACGGGATTACCCGAAAGAAGAGAGGCCGCGCGAAAGGTTTCTGCAGGACGGGCCGCAAAGTCTCTCCAATCAGGAATTGCTTGCTTTGCTACTCAGGACGGGGTCAAGGGAGGAATCAGTCCTGCAACTATCCGGCAGGCTCATCAATTCCTTCAAGGGCCTGCGCTTGCTAAAAGAAGCCTCTGTGGAAGAACTGACCGTGATCAAAGGGATTGGTGAAGCAAAAGCGATTCAAATCCTGGCCTCTGTCGAACTTGGCAGGAGAATTAACAATTTGAATGATCAAGACCGTTATGTGATTCGATCTCCTGAAGATGGAGCCAATTATTGCATGGAAGAAATGCGGTTTTTATCACAGGAACATTTCGTCTGTCTCTATTTAAATACGAAAAATCAAGTGCTTCAAAAAACTACGGTATTCATCGGCAGCCTCAATGCCTCGATCGTGCATCCGCGCGAGGTTTTTAAAGAGGCTTTCAAAAGGTCCGCTGCCTCTATCATCTGTCTTCATAACCACCCCTCCGGAGACCCCTCTCCCAGCAGAGAAGATATTGAAGTGACGAAAAGGTTAGTCGAATGTGGTAAAATAATCGGGATTGAAATATTGGACCACATCATTATCGGGGAACATAAATATGTTAGTTTGAAGGAAAAAGGTTATTTATGA
- a CDS encoding Maf family protein: MHPLILASSSPRRKELLQFLQIPFESMNSNVDESIDENMCPDAAVKELASRKAEAIAAKFQESWVIGSDTVVVLDGEILGKPTSRADGKRMLEMLSGRTHEVYTGVAILFGKHRRVFAEKTEVTFWELPEAEIERYLDSGEPFDKAGGYGIQGYGSLLVEQIKGDYFSVVGLPVSRLARELKAMQEELG; encoded by the coding sequence ATGCATCCATTGATTTTAGCTTCTTCATCACCACGTCGTAAAGAACTTCTACAATTTCTTCAAATCCCCTTTGAAAGCATGAATTCCAATGTCGATGAAAGTATTGATGAAAACATGTGTCCTGATGCAGCGGTGAAAGAACTGGCCTCCCGTAAAGCGGAAGCCATCGCAGCAAAATTTCAGGAAAGCTGGGTGATCGGCTCGGATACCGTTGTTGTCCTTGATGGTGAGATATTGGGTAAGCCGACAAGCCGGGCGGATGGAAAAAGAATGCTGGAAATGTTATCAGGACGGACACATGAAGTATACACAGGTGTCGCCATCCTATTCGGCAAGCATCGCAGAGTATTCGCAGAAAAAACGGAAGTGACATTTTGGGAGCTGCCAGAAGCTGAAATCGAACGTTATCTGGATAGCGGTGAACCCTTTGACAAAGCTGGCGGCTATGGGATTCAAGGATACGGATCTCTTCTTGTCGAACAAATCAAAGGGGACTATTTCTCAGTCGTTGGGCTTCCGGTCTCAAGACTGGCCCGGGAACTTAAAGCGATGCAGGAAGAGTTAGGATAA
- a CDS encoding A24 family peptidase translates to MMVIHIYLFVLGLILGSFFNVVGLSVPASHSFANRRSACPSCGRTLTFFELIPVISYMLQEGKCRGCKTRISPLYPAVEMLTGVLFTSAPIFLGWSNELLIGWTLISLFMIIFVTDVAYMLIPDKILLFFTVIFIVLRVPFPLSPWWDSIVGAAVGFSLLLLIAVVSKGGMGGGDIKLFAVIGFVLGMKMVLLSFLFACFYGAFLGIIGLLTGILKKKTLIPFGPYIVFGTLTAYFWGDALLHWYVIFLR, encoded by the coding sequence ATGATGGTTATCCATATCTATCTCTTCGTTTTGGGCTTAATTTTAGGCTCATTCTTCAACGTTGTCGGTTTAAGTGTTCCAGCTAGTCATTCATTTGCTAATCGTCGCTCCGCCTGCCCTTCTTGCGGGCGTACATTGACATTCTTCGAGTTGATACCGGTTATTTCTTATATGTTGCAAGAAGGGAAATGCCGTGGCTGTAAAACAAGGATTTCACCCCTTTATCCGGCAGTGGAAATGCTGACCGGTGTTTTGTTTACCTCTGCTCCCATATTCCTTGGCTGGTCGAACGAACTCTTGATTGGCTGGACATTGATTTCATTATTTATGATCATCTTCGTGACTGATGTCGCCTATATGCTCATTCCTGATAAAATACTGCTTTTCTTTACGGTGATTTTTATCGTTCTAAGAGTCCCATTTCCGCTGTCGCCCTGGTGGGATTCAATTGTCGGGGCAGCGGTTGGCTTTAGCCTGCTGTTATTGATTGCTGTCGTGAGTAAGGGTGGAATGGGTGGTGGTGATATCAAGCTATTTGCAGTGATTGGCTTTGTACTGGGAATGAAGATGGTGCTATTATCGTTTCTTTTTGCGTGCTTTTATGGGGCGTTCCTTGGCATCATCGGGTTGCTGACCGGAATCCTAAAAAAGAAAACACTTATTCCTTTCGGACCTTATATCGTTTTTGGGACATTGACTGCTTATTTTTGGGGCGATGCCCTTTTACATTGGTATGTAATTTTTTTAAGATGA